The DNA window ATTGCTTCTGTAGGTTATACTGAAAAAGCCGCCAAAGAAGCCGGTTATGAAATCAAGGTAGGTAAATTTCCTTTTTCCGCTTCAGGAAAGGCAAGTGCAGCCGGTGCTAAAGACGGATTCGTAAAAGTAATTTACGATGCGAAATACGGGGAGTGGTTAGGTGCGCATATGATCGGTGCCAATGTGACGGAAATGATTGCTGAAGTTGTTGCTGCCAGAAAATTGGAGACTACAGGCCATGAGATTTTAAAAACGATTCACCCTCATCCGACTATGTCTGAAGCGGTTATGGAAGCTACCGCTGCTGCTTACGATGAAGTGATCCACCTTTAGAAACTAGGACTGATTAATTAAGAATGGAGAATTGAGCCAGCTTATTATGGTTTAATTCTCCTTTTAATTGTCTTAGGAATTATTGAATTTAATTATGTTTAATGTTAACTATCAAAAACAAACTCCAAACTCTAAACTTTCAACTCTAACCTCTTAAATTTCTTTCCCTTCTTTTTTCAGTTTCTTTTTGACTTTGTTTAATTGTTTTTCGCCAATGTAATCCTCAATTTGCCTTTCGAGATTGATAAAGGTTCCTTTTTTTACCCGGTGATAAGAAACCAAAATGATATTGGACATCGTGTGAGCTTCGCTGATTCCCCTTTCTTCAAAAAAATAATACAGGTCAGAATCACCGTCGTTTAAGCCCCAATGACTGCGGATATAGGCACCAACACTTAAATTGTATGCATGCGCCAAATCTTCTTCTTTATGGCGAATAAAATTATACTGATCTGTTTTCGTTAAGTGTTCATCGAGTGCAATCATGCATTCTTTGAGATTTTTCGGAACTTTACCGGTGCTTTGAGCACTTAGATTTGAAAATTGGACAAAAGTCAGGATTAGAAGTATTAATAACTTTTTCATCATTTAAATTTGAATACCACTTTTACTAACAAGAAGGGTGCCACAATAGCATATTTCGAATTGTAATTTTAAAGTTTCAATTCATTCAAAATTGCACTATAAATATATCGAATTTAATAAATATTTGATAATGACTTTTAATTATTGGCCTCAATGATGAGAATGGATCTTTATAGAAACAAATCAAATATCAAAGTATTAATACTTGTAATTGCACTTATCATAGGCGCTACATCATTGACTTACACCAACTTTCTGGTAACTAAATTAGAAGAAAGAGAAAAGAAAATCATTGATCTCTATGCCAAAGCTTTGGAATATGTGGCCAATGCCGATCTGGATGAAAATATAAATTTTATAACATCTGAGATCGTCGAAGTAAACAATTCAATTCCAGTAATTCTTACGGATGAAAATGGAATTCCAAGCAGCTCAGCCAATTCCAGAAATATCATTTTTCCAAAAAATGCCTCCGAAGAAAGGAAAATAGAAATCCTTAAGAAGGAAATAGAGATAATGAAGGAAGAAAAAGAACCCATTCCTGTTGAAGCTTATGGCGTGACTCAGTTTATCTATTATAGAAATTCAAACCTGATATTTCAATTAAAATGGTATCCATACGTTCAGCTAACCATTATTGGAATATTCGGCGCATTAGCCTACCTGGTGTTTTCTGTAACGAGAAGAAATGAACAAAATCGTGTCTGGGTTGGAATGGCTAAAGAAACTGCGCATCAATTGGGAACACCACTGTCCTCACTCATGGCCTGGCTGGAATACTTCAGGTCAAATGAACATATAAAAAATGATCCCGCATTAAATGAGATTGAAAAAGACATTCAAAGATTGGAAATGATTACCATGCGTTTTTCAAGCATAGGTTCAGTTCCAAAACTGGATCCCTATGATATGGAAGAGGTCGTCAACAATGTCGTTGACTATTTGAAAATACGTCTGAGTTCAAAGGTGTCTTTTGAAGTAATAAGCGATTTGCCAAAGGGCACCAAAGTAAAACTCAATTATTCACTTTTTCATTGGGTAATAGAAAATATTTGTAAAAATGCGGTCGACGCTATGGAGGGCTCAGGAGGCTTGACACTTCATATGGCAATTTCGTCAAATAATCAGGTTTTTCTTGACATCTCTGATACCGGAAAAGGAATACCAAAAAGTGATATAAAAGAAATTTTCAGACCGGGTTATACCACTAAAAAACGCGGATGGGGTTTGGGACTAACATTAGCCCATAGAATCATAGAGGAGTATCATAGCGGTAGAATATTCATAAAAAATTCAGAGATAAATAAAGGCACTACTTTCAGAATTATTTTGAGTGCGTAAAAAGCTATTCAGAATCGTTTTTACCTTTGGATTATTGAATATAAAACTTAGTTTTGCACTCTAATTTTGTAACACGTCCAAATACCACGATCTAATGTCAAATAAAGGTAAAATTGTTCAGGTTATCGGGCCCGTAGTTGATGTGGCTTTTGAAGGGGAAAATAAACTTCCAAATATTCTAGATGCTCTGGAAGTAAAAAAAGAAGACGGAACGCTCGTTATTCTTGAAGTTCAAACTCATTTGGGTGAAGATACGGTTCGAACCATCGCAATGGATGCAACCGAAGGAATGCGAAGAGGAATGGAAGTCACGGATAAAGGGAAACCTATTGCAATGCCTCGTGGCGAAGCGATAAAAGGTAGACTTTTTAACGTGGTAGGTGATGCGATTGATGGTATCGGTCCTGTTAGCAAAGAAAATGGTCTTCCGATTCACAGAGATGCACCAAAATTTGAAGATCTCTCAACTTCAACCGAAGTTTTATATACCGGAATTAAAGTAATCGACCTGATCGAGCCCTATGCCAAAGGAGGTAAAATTGGTTTATTCGGAGGTGCGGGTGTTGGTAAAACGGTACTTATCCAGGAGTTGATCAACAACATTGCAAAAGCCTATTCGGGTCTTTCTGTATTTGCCGGTGTCGGTGAAAGAACAAGAGAAGGAAATGACCTTCTTAGAGAAATGATTGAATCGGGTATTGTTACTTATGGCGATGAATTTAAAGAATCCATGGAAAGCGGAGGATGGGATTTATCAAAAGTGGATAATGAAAAACTCAAGGATTCAAAGGCAACCTTCGTTTTTGGTCAGATGAACGAACCTCCCGGTGCACGTGCCAGAGTGGCACTATCAGGTTTGACAATTGCAGAACATTTCCGCGACGGGGATGGAGATGAAAAAGGGAAAGACATACTTTTCTTTATTGACAATATTTTCCGATTTACTCAGGCGGGATCGGAAGTATCCGCACTTTTAGGTAGAATGCCATCTGCGGTGGGTTATCAACCAACTCTGGCAACTGAAATGGGTGCCATGCAGGAAAGAATTACATCAACAAAGAGAGGTTCTATTACTTCGGTACAGGCTGTTTACGTGCCAGCAGATGACCTTACTGACCCTGCACCTGCTACGACTTTTGCCCACCTTGATGCTACAACTGTATTATCAAGGAAAATCGCAGAATTAGGTATTTATCCGGCGGTGGATCCATTGGATTCAACATCGAGAATTATGTCCAGAGATATTTTGGGTGACGATCATTATGACACTGCACAAAGAGTAAAAAATATTCTACAGAGATATAAGGAATTGCAAGACATTATTGCGATCCTTGGGATGGATGAATTGTCAGATGAAGATAAGTCTGTAGTACACAGAGCAAGACGTGTTCAAAGATTCCTTTCGCAACCATTTCATGTTGCAGAGCAATTTACCGGGCTCAAAGGGGTGTTTGTTGATATAAAAGAAACGATAAGAGGATTTAATGAAATTCTTGATGGTAAGCACGATCATCTTCCCGAAGCTGCATTTAACCTGAAAGGATCAATTGAAGAAGCGGTAGAAGCAGGCGAAAAAATGCTAGCTGAAGCAAAATAACATGTACATAGAAATACTAACACCGGAGGATAAATTATTTGAGGGAACAGCCAGTTCGGCTAAGTTTCCAGGTTCTTCAGGCTCATTTGAAGTGTTGGAAAATCACGCTCCACTTATAAGCAGTCTTGACGATGGAATTGTAACGGTTCGATCGCAAAAAGGTGAATTGAATTTCAGAGTAGATGGTGGCGTAGTAGAAGTACTAAAAAATAAGGTCACCGTCCTGCTGGAAAAAGCGACAGAAATCTAATCAATGCCCTGGATTATTTCAGGGCTTTGTTAAAAGATAAGCAGTTGAAGCTGCCAAAATCCCTCCAATTAAACTTGCCGCTATATATGCGCTTGCCATGAGGAAATCTCCCTGTTTTAGCAAAAAGTAATTTTCATAAGAAAAGGTAGAAAAAGTAGTAAAACCACCACAGAAACCCGCGCTGGCCAATAATATCAAGTCCTGGTTAAGTGAAGGTTCTTTTTCATTGAAAGTTATTAAAAAACCCAGAAGCAAAGAACCGGCTATATTCACGATAAAAGTAGGCCAAGGAAAGCCCGATGAACCCAGGGTATAAAAAGTAATACTCAAATAATAGCGGAAGACACTCCCCAGTCCCCCACCTATAAAAACCAATAATAGCTTCACATATCAAGGTTATGAAAATGAATGTAATTCATCAAATTACTTTGTTATTGTCATATCAAAATTATTACATTTGATTTCCTTTAAATGATAAAATGTTGAAAGGTTGGCATGAATTAGCATTGTTAGTATTGGTATTCTGTACCGTTCTCTCATGTAATTTTAATCCTGATGGAGTAAATCCACCAAGTTGGAAATCTAGTTTTATTGGGCCTTTGGCTAATTCAAAAATCACATTAGAAGACCTTTTGGATTTTGATTCACTGGGGTTTAATTATGAGGTTTCGGCTTCGGAATTGTCCAATCAAATTCCTCCGGGAGGTGCTACTTTTCCCCTATTTCCTCCTTTTTCAGTGCCATCTTTACCCCCAGATACTTTTGATATTGCCGAAGGATTTCAATATGCCATTTTTGATTCCGGAGAAATTGTTTTTGAGTTTATAAATAACCTGCCTATTACACTTAACTCCGGACAAATAATAAGCGTTTACAGCGTAGTCGGTCCTAACAGGAATCAATTGGGAGATAAAATTTTTGATTTCACATTGGAAGATAATCTTGAAGCAGGAGGTCGCGCGACAACCATTTACTCTGATTTCACCGGCCTGGTGGTTTCTTCGCGATTAATAATTCAAATTGATACGGTCAGCTCCCCGGGGAGTACCACGCCTGTAACCTTCGACTCCGAAAGCGGTTTTGAACTGACATTCTTTTTTAGAAATATTAAAGTTCGCGAAGTTGGGGTATCCGCCGGTAATTCCTTTGTACTGGGCGATACTACACCATTTACTTTTAGTTCAGGTACCATCCCCTCAACACTTGAGTCGGGCATATTGAAATTGCGAATGAGAAATGGAATTCCACTAAATATAGATCTAAACCTTGATCTGTATGATGAGAACATGGATCGATTGGGCAGTTTTATTGAAGCAGGCCAGAATATTATAAGCGCATCTGATACCTCGACGATCACCGTGGTTGTGGATGAGAATAACCTGGACTTATTAAACAATACTAGTTTTCTTGTTTCTTCTGTACTATTGGAAGATCAGGCGGTTCAGGGAGATACCGTGATTATCAATTCTGATTCCCTGGTGAGAGCAAAAATTATTGGAGAAGTAGATGTAGACTTGGTCAAATGAAAATAAGATTTACGATACTATTTGCGATTCTAACACCTTTGCTATTATCTGCGCAACACAATATCGGCACCACCTATTGCGAACATAATGATCTTAATGCATCGAGATATCAACCCTCTGAACTGGATTTTGGCGATAAAAAATTTCAGATAGGCTTTAATTACGATTTTTTCATTGGCAACAGGAGCATTGATTATGCGGAATTAAATGCCGCATTTAATGATGATCAATTAACGCAGGAAGACATTCAAACCATTGTGAATGAATCAGATGAAATAAATCAAATTGGTCTTGGGCAAAACTACCAGGTTATCGGACTCGGATACCAGTTAAGAACCCGTTCCGGAAAAAAATATGATATAGCATTTACAATTGTCGATAAATTTTCTGCCACACTTCAGCTTTCGAGAAATTTTTTAAAACTGGCACTTGAAGGCAATAATTCATCCTTTTTCAGAGGTCAGCGTGTGAGTATGGGGGAGACCAAATTGAGTGCGCTATACACCAGGGCCTATGCCTTTAATATTGCTATGCCTGTTTTTTTTAAAGACAATGATCATAAAGTCAGGATAGGAATCCGGCCAAAGTTTATTCAAGGCATGGCCGGTGTCAATCCGGAGTCTTCCGAAGTGTTTTTAACCACTGAACAGAACGGTGAATTTATTCAGATGGATTTTAATTATAATTATCAAACTTCCGGAATTCAAAATTTTGATCCCTTCAAGGCAAATGGGGTAGGTTGGGGCCTGGATTTTGGTGTTACCGGGTTTATTTCTGAGCACTTTGAAGTTGCGGCAAGTGTATTAAATCTTGGATCGGTTACATTTAATAATAATGTCAAGACTTATTCAAAAGAAGGCAGCCACCGCTTTGAAGGCATCTTTATACCTAATCTTTTGGGCGCTTCACCCGCCAACTTGGATTTTGAAGAAGAATCCAGCATCTATAATCCTGTAGTCACTGAGGACGAATCATTTTCAATGGGCCTTGGTGCCAGAATTGGTTTGGAATTACAATATAAAACACCCGAAAAGCCCAGAACAAGAAGAGCCATGACTATGGCAAGAAGTATAAAAAAAGGTAAGGAAAGACAAGCAAAGCAAAAAGAATACGAAGGGAACATTTCAAATACCATATACTTCACATACATCCAGGGGCTGGATGAACAACCTGGCAATACCACAAGGCCATTTGTTTCTGTTGGATATATGCATGATTTCCACGATTATTTTGATATTGGTGTTTCGGCCGCTTATGGTGGATTTAACAATTTAGCCTTGGGAGCATTTTTCGCTGTAAATATTGCCCACCATGTAAAATTTGGACTGAGCTCTGATAATATAAGTGCTTTAATTGTACCAAAAACAGCCACCGGCTTTGACATAGCGACTAATTTTTCCGTTTCTTTCTAAAAAAAAACCCCGAAGCGTAAACTGCGGGGCTCTAAGATTTGGGGGTGTGTTATTGGAGACCTTTCAAATCCAATAAGGGAACGAAGACTATCCCCGCCTTCCTTCACTGACACCCCCTCAAAATCTTGGGTCAATTATTAAATCACTAAATGGTTTTACCCTTTTGGTAATTCTAAAGTAGTAAAAATCAGGTCTGGGTAAATAACCCTTTTTGGGGGATTTTTAAATTTTTAATTCTTAAATGGCTTAAAACGAGACTTGTCATTTTGAATTTTGTCAATAAATGGACAAATGAAACATGAATTATTTATCACTTTTATAGTATGAGAATCGCAATAATCTTTTTTTCATTTCTAATTATTTTATTCTCTTGCAAAGATTCCCAGGACGAAGTGATGGATCCCGGTTTAATCATTGAAGCACCTGATGACAAAATGGAAATTGAAGAAATTCTGGCTGGGACATCTTCGCGGGCATGGGTAAGTCAAAATTTTAATTTAGAAATATATGGTTCAATAGAATGCAGATCGGATGATATCTTTACTTTTTTCACAGATGGAACATTTGAATACGATGGTGGTTCGATGCTTTGCGGAGATTCTGACAATTCGCAGATTGTTACAGGAACCTGGGAAGTAGATTTAAATAATAATCGTATTGTATTCGATAAAGGCCTGGACACTGAGACAATCGCCAACTATATCACTGTGAAGGAAGATGTATTAAGAGTAATGGGTTCATGGAACAGTCTTAGTATTGATGCCAGCTATATCAGACAGTAAAACGACCATCAAAACCTGGTGCTTAAGTTCTAAAATCAGATCAACTTATTCTTTAAAGCCTTTTCAATTGCTTCTGCCTTTGAGTGTACCTCCAATTTCAGGTAAATATTTTTTATGTGGGTTCTTATCGTTTCTTTATTTACAAATAACTCATCGGCAATAGTGCTATAGCTCTTACCTTTCGAAAGTAATTCGAGTACTTCTGTTTCCCTGGCGGTCAAAGGGGAATGCAGATTTCTTTGAAATGAATTAACCACTTTTCTGGCAATTTGAGTACTCATTGGTGCACCTCCATGATGAGCATCTTTTATAGCATCCAAAAGTTTTTCCGGTGGGGTATTTTTAGTCATGTAACCGGTGGCACCTGAACACAAAGCATCAAAAATAAGGTCATCGTCTTCGTGTACAGTTATAACAATTACATTAAGTCTTGGAAATAATCTTCTGATTTTTTTGATCCCCTCGATTCCTGACATACCCGGCAATTCAATATCTACTAGCATAACATCCAGATCATGATTTTCAATGTCCTTGAGTGCGCTTTCACAACTTCCGTAACTTACAATACACTCATAATCATCCGAAGCATTAATTAGTAAAGTAAAACCCTCCCTAATCAAATTATCATCCTCAATCATGCCTACTTTTATTTTGCTACTCATCGCTATGCAGTTTTAAGATTTTTAGTAATTATTGTATTTGGTTTTAATCGGATTAGTGTTCCTTTTGGGACATTTGATTCCACACTAAGTTCAGCCGCTATTTTTCTCGCTCGCTTTTTCATATTCTGGAGTCCATTTCCGAGATTGTTTTCTGAATGCTGAATGCCAATACCATCATCACTTAATGTTACCATGGGAATGGTGCTGTCTTGAACCTTATTAAAACTTAGCTCGATATTTTTTGCATTCGAATGCTTTACAGAATTATTAATTGCCTCTTTAAATATTAGTACCAGATGTCTGGCAAAATCAGTGGTCAGAATATTTTCCTTCAAAGACTCTTCTATACCCGAGACAACAAAATTCACCTCGGTCTCCAGGGTCATTTCATCACCGAAATCCTTCAAACGAATGGCCAATTCGTAAACTGAATTATTATCGGGATTGATGGTCCAGATAAAATCCCTTGTGCCATTGTATAGTTTTTGCGATTGTTGTCCAATTGAGTGAACCACGCCCCTTATGTCTTCGGACTGTTCTTTTAATCGTTGTTTCAATATTTCTGTCAAGACATTGATCCTTGTTAAATAATGACCCATTTCATCGTGAAAATCTGCAGCAGCTTTTCTTCTTACCTTTTCATTCAAATCATTTTGCATCTTTTCAATTTTCAGTACATAACTGATCTTGTCATTAAGCTTTTTGCGATAAACAAGATAGATCAAAACAGATATCATCAAAATGACTGAAATAAAAAATTCAGCCATCTGCCAAAAAGGAGGAGTAATCGAAAACTGCAATTGGGAACAATGTTCATTCCAAATACCATTGTTATTTGATCCACGAACCATTAGTGTATAATTGCCGGGTTGTAGTTGGGAGAAAGAAACTCTCCGTTGATTTCCCAATTGTATCCAGTCTTTGTCAAGACCTTCCAATTTATAGGCATATTCATTTTTTCGCGGATTAGTGAAATCGAGGGCTACAAATTCAACTGTGAAATTGTTTTCATCGTTTTTAAAACTCAATTCAGGATTATCAAGCAAGTCTCTGAACGAATATATTTCTTTACCAAACCGCTTCACAGAAGTTATATGAACTTTGGGTAAATGTAAATTCACAATAATATCTTCGGGATAGAATTGAGTAACTCCTGCGATACTACCAAACATAATTTTCCCATCATTTTTCTGATGGAAAGCCCCGATATTAAACTCATTACTTAAGATTCCATCACCTTTTACGAAACTTTTAAATTCTTCGGTTTCGGGATTAAAAGTAATAATACCCATATTTGAACTCATCCATAAATCATTCTTTGTATCGCTATAAATTGAATACAAAAATTCATTCGGCAATCCCTGTTCATAGCCATAATATTTAAATATGGCTTTTTGATTTTCAAATCTAAGTTGATTTAATCCATGAGCTGTAGCAATCCAATAATTGCCATTAGAGTCCTCATGAACATGATTAATATCGTTAGAACAAATGCCATTTGGATTCAATGGATTGTGAAAAAAATGTCCGAATTCATATTTCCCGTTTTTATTAGATATTCTGTGCAATCCGCCAAATGTTGAAAGCCAAAGATTTCCATGGCTGTCTTCATAGATATTTTTTATAGTGAATACATTTTTATCATAAAAATCTTCGGGTAGGTAAATAAACTCTTCAAATATTTCTTTTTCAGGCAACCATTGATACAAGCCTTCCCTTGTAGCAATCCAAAGTATACCATTGCCGGATAAATGAATATCGTAAATGTAATTCGAATACAATCCGAATTCATTTGAATTGTCCATGTTATAAAATTCTATTGAAGCTTTCTCAAGGTTTCTAAGGTCAGTGTTGTATATATCTATTTTACCCAGTCCATCAACCGTTCCTACCCAAATATTACCATGGTCATCTTCTTCGAAGGCCCTAACTTTTGTATTGCTTATATTATTTAGAGGGCTGTTGCTTTTTTGATAATTGTAAAATTCGTTTGTTTTGGAATTTTGAATGCTGATTCCTTTTCTGGTTCCGTACCAATTATATCCTTTCTGATCAGTATATACCGAAAAAACTGCCGAATTGATAAGGCCTTTCAAATCATTAGCTCTTTGGGCAATATTTTGAAAATTTCGACCCGATAATGAAAGTTTTTTAACACCGTCAATATCTGTTCCTATCCAAAGAATTTTTTCATCTGAAGATTGATAAAAGGTGGTGTAAGTAATTTCACTTTGAAAATTATTACGGATATAATCTTCACTGATAAGATTGAAATTGGTATTTGTTCCGGTTTTTCTTGACAATAATTTACCATCTAATGTTCCTACCCATATATTGCCCTCGATATCCTGATTAATGAATTTTATACCATGGGAAAAATCTCCGGGAGAATAAGGATTTAACTTAAAATTAAAATCTGAGATTGCTTCCTTTGAAATAAAAAGACTTCTGTTACAACCTACCCATAGTCGATTTAGAGAATCGATAAAGACACTTTTCACATTAAAACTTCTCTGAAATTGTTTTTCAAAAGGGTTGATCAGATTAAAGGTGAACGAGTTATCGGACTCTAATTTCAATCCGATCATGCCCATATCTGTGCCAATTAAATAATTACCATTTTTAATTTCAGTAATGGTAGATATGAAATTTGAGCTTCCCGGAAGATGTTTGTTTTGGAAAAAGAATTGTTCAATTATATAATCAGTATTTCCTGAAGCGCGAATCAGATTTAATCCAAATTCAGTGGCCACCCATATATTTCCCTGACTGTCTTCAATAATTTGATTGATGGCATTATTACTGATACTATTTTCTTTCAGGGGATCAAATTTGAAATTAAGAAAGCTTTCATCTTCGGGGATAAATAAATTTAAACCACCACCGTTTGTTCCTATCCAAAGCCTGCCTTTACTGTCATTGAGAATATTTGATATAAAATTGGATGAAAGACTTGTGGTGTCAAAAGCCTTGTGCTTGTACACTTTAAAATTGTGCCCGTCGTACCTGTTAAGTCCATCCCAGGTACCAAACCACATAAATCCGAATTGATCTTTAGTAATAGCGTTAACCTGATTTTGAGACATACCTTCTTCAATTCCCAAATGATCAAATGTATATATTTGAGCCTTGGACTGAATGGACAGTAGCACAAATGCAAATATTAACGTGCGCAAATACATATTTTAAAATTAGCAAATACCTGGTGCAAATTGCTCACCCAATATGGGTGAGGGGAATTTTTAATGTTTTAAAGCAATTCTAATACCTGTTAAAACAATTTCATATGACTTTTTGGTTTCTTAACTGATATGAACGAAGATCAAAACAAATATAATTTACTCCTGAGTTTGCCTATTTTATTGGCATTG is part of the Hyphobacterium sp. CCMP332 genome and encodes:
- a CDS encoding HAMP domain-containing histidine kinase; amino-acid sequence: MDLYRNKSNIKVLILVIALIIGATSLTYTNFLVTKLEEREKKIIDLYAKALEYVANADLDENINFITSEIVEVNNSIPVILTDENGIPSSSANSRNIIFPKNASEERKIEILKKEIEIMKEEKEPIPVEAYGVTQFIYYRNSNLIFQLKWYPYVQLTIIGIFGALAYLVFSVTRRNEQNRVWVGMAKETAHQLGTPLSSLMAWLEYFRSNEHIKNDPALNEIEKDIQRLEMITMRFSSIGSVPKLDPYDMEEVVNNVVDYLKIRLSSKVSFEVISDLPKGTKVKLNYSLFHWVIENICKNAVDAMEGSGGLTLHMAISSNNQVFLDISDTGKGIPKSDIKEIFRPGYTTKKRGWGLGLTLAHRIIEEYHSGRIFIKNSEINKGTTFRIILSA
- a CDS encoding F0F1 ATP synthase subunit beta — its product is MSNKGKIVQVIGPVVDVAFEGENKLPNILDALEVKKEDGTLVILEVQTHLGEDTVRTIAMDATEGMRRGMEVTDKGKPIAMPRGEAIKGRLFNVVGDAIDGIGPVSKENGLPIHRDAPKFEDLSTSTEVLYTGIKVIDLIEPYAKGGKIGLFGGAGVGKTVLIQELINNIAKAYSGLSVFAGVGERTREGNDLLREMIESGIVTYGDEFKESMESGGWDLSKVDNEKLKDSKATFVFGQMNEPPGARARVALSGLTIAEHFRDGDGDEKGKDILFFIDNIFRFTQAGSEVSALLGRMPSAVGYQPTLATEMGAMQERITSTKRGSITSVQAVYVPADDLTDPAPATTFAHLDATTVLSRKIAELGIYPAVDPLDSTSRIMSRDILGDDHYDTAQRVKNILQRYKELQDIIAILGMDELSDEDKSVVHRARRVQRFLSQPFHVAEQFTGLKGVFVDIKETIRGFNEILDGKHDHLPEAAFNLKGSIEEAVEAGEKMLAEAK
- the crcB gene encoding fluoride efflux transporter CrcB encodes the protein MKLLLVFIGGGLGSVFRYYLSITFYTLGSSGFPWPTFIVNIAGSLLLGFLITFNEKEPSLNQDLILLASAGFCGGFTTFSTFSYENYFLLKQGDFLMASAYIAASLIGGILAASTAYLLTKP
- the atpC gene encoding ATP synthase F1 subunit epsilon → MYIEILTPEDKLFEGTASSAKFPGSSGSFEVLENHAPLISSLDDGIVTVRSQKGELNFRVDGGVVEVLKNKVTVLLEKATEI
- a CDS encoding response regulator transcription factor, which translates into the protein MSSKIKVGMIEDDNLIREGFTLLINASDDYECIVSYGSCESALKDIENHDLDVMLVDIELPGMSGIEGIKKIRRLFPRLNVIVITVHEDDDLIFDALCSGATGYMTKNTPPEKLLDAIKDAHHGGAPMSTQIARKVVNSFQRNLHSPLTARETEVLELLSKGKSYSTIADELFVNKETIRTHIKNIYLKLEVHSKAEAIEKALKNKLI